The proteins below are encoded in one region of Polypterus senegalus isolate Bchr_013 chromosome 2, ASM1683550v1, whole genome shotgun sequence:
- the LOC120524504 gene encoding olfactory receptor 10A6-like encodes MGNSKHVYFIAALIAYLLMLTLNLSLILLILFEKSLHEPMYIFLCNLLICALVGSTNFYIKLLIDLQTDVPVVSRLVCFTQIFFLYIYFSVEITILTVMAYDRFIAINVPLLYSTIISYATALKLIILAWIYPICCVSILISLSSSLKLCGNTINTVYCNNWEIVKLSCTDTSANNVYGSVAFGMFLLPILFILYSYIKILVLCWNSSRSHKWKAFQTCLPHLVTFTIFLCSIVFEIIESRLHLKRTSDVVSTIASLESVIISPLLNPLIYGIILPEIRRRIIHVLFPGKKQTLQHR; translated from the coding sequence ATGGGGAACAGTAAACATGTATATTTTATAGCTGCACTAATTGCATATCTACTGATGTTAACTTTGAATCTCTCATTAATTCTGCTAATACTTTTTGAAAAAAGCCTGCATGAGCCTATGTACATTTTTCTATGCAATTTGTTGATTTGTGCACTTGTTGGCTCcacaaatttttatataaaattactgaTTGACCTTCAGACAGATGTTCCTGTGGTTTCTCGTTTAGTTTGTTTCactcaaattttttttctttatatttatttctctgtTGAAATTACCATTTTAACTGTCATGGCATATGATAGATTCATAGCAATAAATGTTCCGTTGCTATACAGTACAATCATTTCATATGCAACAGCTCTAAAGTTAATTATTCTGGCTTGGATATATCCAATTTGTTGTGTAAGTATTTTGATATCACTGTCTAGCAGTCTGAAGTTATGTGGAAATACCATTAACACAGTGTACTGTAATAATTGGGAAATTGTAAAGTTGTCCTGTACAGACACCAGCGCTAATAATGTTTATGGATCAGTGGCTTTTGGTATGTTTTTATTGCCTatactctttattttatattcatatataaaaatCCTTGTTTTGTGTTGGAATAGCTCCAGATCTCATAAATGGAAAGCTTTTCAAACGTGCCTTCCACATTTGGTTACATTCACCATCTTCTTATGTTCTATAGTATTTGAAATAATAGAGAGCCGATTGCACTTGAAAAGAACATCAGACGTGGTCAGTACCATTGCTTCTTTGGAGTCTGTAATAATTTCCCCTCTTTTAAACCCTTTAATATATGGAATTATTTTACCTGAAATACGCAGAAGAATTATCCATGTATTATTTCCtggtaaaaaacaaacattacaacATAGATAA